AAATCAAGTGTTTTAATAGTTTAAacgtaaaatttatatttgagatttttggaaatcgatgtgtcactttagagattttaaaatatactttAATAAGGAACAAGGACTGATCGTAAATACTACATGCCTTTATTTTGTTTAGTCACACAACCCAAAGACGAGTAAGAATTCATATATATAAACATATGGATAAGAAAACcgacaaaatgacatatatagatGTCAAATACCCTAATTAACCGAACGAGTGGAATATCAACCTAATAGCATCATGAAAATACTTCAGCTACGATCCCAATGCCTTTTACAGAAGGTCTTTCTagcaatagaatagtaaaatatcacATTTGACGTCCTAGGAATTTCCAAGAATTCGTGCAAAAAGGAaggacagagcttagccttaacatactttcCCAACGAACGTCCGAATGCTTGTAGTTCCTTCACGAAAGTTGTTCCTTATGTCCTAAGATTCGCAAACACTATATATATGCAGCTTATACACACCTATAAACAGTTCATAATTGAGTTTAAATCGGCAGATTTGCCATATGGCCCTAACTTGACGAAACGTCCGTAGAACTTTGTAAAAACGATCATAAAAGAGTCCCAAGATGATTACCTTGGAAAATCAAGTATAAATCCTGAAGAACCAGCAAGAACAACAAATTCCTATCTTCCAAAAATAGCTCCAAACACAGCTAATAGAAGGGGGAAACTATTGCAAAGCGTAGAGATTGAGTTTCTAGGCACGGGGACAAACTTTAACGGTAGAAATCGTTAAAAACATACAttaatcactcaagaacaccatGGAACCCTCTCTTCAGCTCCCTCACTGTTTTGGGACGAAAATGAAATATTTTGGGGTCTTACAAGTCGGATTTTCCGACTTATACCACTTGTTTGACCCGACTCGGTTCGTGATCCGGTTTCAGCCTGGACAGTCATAACCTTTTACTCCAATGTCTGTTTGATGTGAGGTTTTTTTGGTTGCAAACTAGActtgtagaccttcaatttgataggttgtgggtCCCATAACTCATTAAATATTGGGAGAAATAATCTGATATATTTGACCCAAAGTTTAGAAAAATTATTAGAGAAATTTACGATAACCTTTGCCGGCCTTTATTTCGCAACTTGCTTGACTCCAAAACTTAACATGTGACCCCTGTGATATTATAATACCTCATAATACACTATTCTTAGCATATTAGACACTCTTAGTCTTATCCCATAGGTGCAAGTTAACTTAAACACTCCGAACGCGCGGGATGCTACCCGAGCCATTTCTTTAACCATGAATCTTTGTTTAAGGGATTCCTTTGACCTAAAGCTTTAGTTAGTTCCCTGATATTACCACACATTTTCAGTCTTATTCTCCCAGTGTGCTATATCCAATCGTATATACCTAATATAACCATGTCACGTTACATATATTAcgtaagagaagagaaaaaaacaCATGGGGTCTCACAGTCTCCCCCCTTAAGAACATTCGTCCACGAATGGGTCAAATCAATTCCTTGGTTTCATTTTTTTCCGCTAATACATTATTTGTGAGGCTATATTTGTTACATTTGCAAAGCATAAATCAAATTCTGAAGATTCCAACtactaggcttcgtatagctatcTCGCAATAAGAAATTTAAATTGCACTTTCTTGTCATTTAAAAATCCAATCAAGTGTTGTAAAGAAATAATTGCCAATTAATTAAATGCGACTCACCTTAAGTCGTAAATAGGTAGGGGtacttcttcctcatttcctcaTCAGCTTCCCAGGTCATTTCCTCGATGTTGTTCTtttgccataacactttcacgaaAGCCACTTCTTTAGTTCGAAGCTTTCTTACCTGCCGATCTAAAATAGCTACGGGTACCTCTGCGTAAGATAAGTCTTCAGCAATGTGAATATCCTCATTGGGCGTAATACGTGAAGGATCTCCAATGCACTTCtacaacatagatacatgaaacacaggATGGACTGCTCCTAATTCTGAAGGCAAATCAAGCTCGTACGCCACCCTACCAATCCTCTGAATAATCTTATACGGTCCAACATACCTGGGGCTGAGCTTCCCCTTCTTTCCATATCGCATGACGCCCTTCACAAGCGATACtttcaggaaaacccaatcttcTACATCAAACTCTAAGTCTTGTCGTCGAACATCTGCATAAGACTTGTACCGACTTTGTGCTGTATGCAGCCGGTCTCTAATAAGTTTTACCTTTTCTATTGCTTGCTGGACTAAATTAGGACCTAGCAACTCTGCTTCCCCGACCTCGAACCAACCGAtcggcgacctacacttccgccCGTATAGTGATTCGTAAGGGGCCATTTGAATACTAGCTTGGAAGCTGTTATTATAAGCGAACTCAATAAGaggtagatgatcatcccaacttcATTTAAAATCTAGCACACAAGCATGTAACATATCCTCAactgtctgaatagtacgctatGCCTGTCCATCAGTTTgcggatgaaaagttgtgctaagatttacctgcgtgcCTAGACCCTTCTGAAAAGATTTCTAAAAATGTGCTGTAAATTGATCCCATCGATCAGAGATAATAGATAATGGTACCCCGTGAAGGCGCacaatctcccgaatgtaaaGCTTGGCATAATCCTCGGCTGAATATGTCGTCCTGACTGGCAGAAAATGAGCAgatttgtaagcctatcaataattacccaaatagaatcatacctatgtggagTGCGAGGCAAACCGatgatgaagtccatatttaTCATGTCCCATTTCCATAATGGAAGTTCAATACACTAAGTTACTCCAAGCCTCTGATGTTCGGCTTTAACTTGCTGGCAGTTAGGACATTGGGCTACCATCTCCACGATATCTTTTTTCATTCCATTCCACCAATAGATCTGTTGAAGGTcccgatacatctttgtcgctccagGGTGAACTGCATATCTAGAATAATGGGCCTCCGAAAGAATCTTGGCGCGGAGCTCTCCGATCGTCGGTACACATAAGCGACCCTGGTATCTAAAGACTCCACCTCCAGTTAGCTCAAATAAAGGTTGTCTCTGCTGTGGAATACTTTCCCTCAGTTTTATAAGCTCAGGATCCTCGTGTTGTCGCTCTTTCACTTCAGTAACAAAAGAAGATTTTGCCGTATTCTAAACGAGAATGCGTCCACCCTCTGCATCTACCAAACGCACCTGCAAACTAGCTAGCTGGCATAGATATTTGGTCATCTTGACCTTATCAACTTTAACATGGCTTAGACTGCCCATGGACTTCTGGCTAAGAGCATCAACAACAATATTAGCTTTGCCGGGATGATATAAAGTATCaacatcatagtcctttagtaattctagccatcttctttgtcgTAGGTTCAGCTCCCTCTGTTTAAATAAATACTGAAGGCTCTGGTGGTCGGTGAAAACATCAATATGaaccccatatagataatgccgccAAATCTTTAGGGGCGAAGACAACTACGGCTAACTCAAGATCGTGCGTAGGATAGTTCTGTTCATGTTTCCGCAACTGTCTGGAGACGTAcgcaataaccttaccatgctgcataagaacacaacctaggccaattctcgaggcatcataatagacaaCATAACCCTCGGTGCCATCCGAAAGAGTCAAGACAGGTGTCGTCGTAAGCCTTTTCTTTAGCTCCTGAAAACTTTGTTCACATGCCTCAGTCCACTGAAACTTAGCTCTCTTATGTGTCAGCTTCGTCAATGGTGCAgaaatagaggaaaatccttccacaaacctTCGGTAATACCCTGTCAAGCCTAAAAAGCTACGAACCTCTGTCGGATTCAAGGGCCTCAGCCAAGTCATCACAACTTTAATCTTTTGGCCATCAACCTTGATACCATCGCTGGTAATAACATGACCAAGAAAAGCTACAAaagttagccaaaattcacatttagagaatttagcatataacatGTAGTCTTGGAGAGCCCGCAATACAGCTCGCAAATGATCCGCATGCTCGACTTCCGATCGTGAATATATTAAGATATCattaataaacacaatcacaaattcATCCAAGAATGGTTTGAATACCCGGTTCATAAGatccataaaggctgttggggcatttgtaaGCCCAAAAGACATGACAAGGAATTTAAAATGGCCATACCTCGTCCTAAATGCTGTTTTTGGGATATCAATATCCCTGACTCGTAGCTGATGATAACCGGATCGCAAGTCGATCTTCgaaaagcatttgtcaccttgtAACTAGTCGAACAATTCATCAATCCATGGAagaggatacttattcttgatagtgactttattTAGTTTcctgtagtcaatacacatctgcAAGGACCCATCTTTCTTTCGAACAAAGAGCACTAGAGCACCCCATGGGATGTACTTagcctaataaagcctttatcgagcaagtccttcagttgttccttcaattccctTAGCACTGCGGGAGCTATTCTGTAGGGAGGAATGGATATAGGTTGCGTATCAGGAAGCAAATCCATAGCGAAATCGATTTCCCTTTCGGGGGGAATTCTTGGAAGCTCGTCAGGGAATACCGGcgggaattcattcacaataggAACCGATTGAAGAGTCGGTGGCTCCTTATCTATATCCCTGACATGAACCAGATGGTATATACAGCCTTTAGCAATAAACTTCCGAGCCCTAAGGTATGAAATAAACTTACCTTTGGGCATGGCTGCATTACCTTTCCATTCAAGGACAGGCTCACCTGAAAAATGAAATCAGACCAACTTTGCACGACAATCAATATTAgcataacaagctgccaaccaatccatacccataatgACATCGAAGTCTTGAATAACCAATTCCACTAAATCAACAGAAGTTGGACGGTCATTAATTAACACTGTACAACCTCGATAGACATGATTAGCAACAATAGAGTCGCCAACTGGCGTAGACACCTCAACTGGTTGTGGCAATAACTCAGATCTCATGTCAAGCTTACCAGCAATAAATGGAGtaatatatgaaaatgtagagccAGGATCTATCAATGCATAAATGGCATGAGAATGTATTGTCAATATACCTGTGACAATATCTGGGGATGCCTTTGAATCTTGTCGGCCTGTGAGTGCATAAAAGCGGTTCTATCCACCACTAGAACCTGAGGTGTCTCCTCCACCTCTCCCCCTACCACGTCCCTGAGTAGACTATGGACCTGGTCGGGGAGCACGAACTGAGGGCGAAGAGGCTGTTGTGGATCCTGAAGGCTGAGCTGGTGCACCTCTGCCTAACCCCGAGCACCAGCTAATAAAATGTCATGTCTGCCCACAATGATAACATGCACTCGAACCCTATCTACACTACCCAGTGTGCAGCGTACCGCACTAAGTACATGGAGGAATAGGTTGTCTCATTTGTGCGGAACGCTCCTATCGACGGCTCTCAGGCTGGCCTGAGCTCTGCC
The Nicotiana sylvestris chromosome 11, ASM39365v2, whole genome shotgun sequence DNA segment above includes these coding regions:
- the LOC104218167 gene encoding uncharacterized protein — its product is MVSIHERQLESGADSRRDRTGSSTVREFLHLSPPLFTRSSSTEDPQDFIDQMYRVLRVMHASVTEAMELASFRLRDVSVLWYEAWERSRGPDAPPAEWEDFSETFLAHYLPWEVQEARLDQFLNLKQGDMSVRDYSHKFNSLGRYAPDIVCTMRARVHHYVDDPGSTFSYITPFIAGKLDMRSELLPQPVEVSTPVGDSIVANHVYRGCTVLINDRPTSVDLVELVIQDFDVIMGMDWLAACYANIDCRAKDIDKEPPTLQSVPIVNEFPPVFPDELPRIPPEREIDFAMDLLPDTQPISIPPYRIAPAVLRELKEQLKDLLDKGFIRLTFLGHVITSDGIKVDGQKIKVVMTWLRPLNPTEVRSFLGLTGYYRRFVEGFSSISAPLTKLTHKRAKFQWTEACEQSFQELKKRLTTTPVLTLSDGTEGYVVYYDASRIGLGCVLMQHGKVIAYVSRQLRKHEQNYPTHDLELAVVVFAPKDLAALSIWGSY